The Arachis ipaensis cultivar K30076 chromosome B03, Araip1.1, whole genome shotgun sequence region GATGCAGAGCCAGTTGGAGTAGGTGACCTTCTTCTAAGTGGCAGTTTCCCAGGTCTTGTAGGTGTGTTCCTGTTTTGTTCATGCTCCTGCAATGCAGACAATACCTTACATAAGGCTAAGAAAATAAGACAAATAATAAAAACACATTACATGAAGCATTATTAAACACAATACCTTTTGGGAGTTTTCAGCTTCAGAGTATGAGGGCTGAGACAAATCAATCTCAGCCTGCTGGACATCCACTTCCACAAGAGTGGCAGGAGCAGGGGCAGATGCAGTAGCAGTAGCAGACGCTGTTGCAGTTCTAGAGCCTGTAGCAGTAGCAGAGGCACTTGCATCTTGAGGTGCATTGGAAGTAGTTGTTGTAGCTGACGCAGAGGCAGATGCAGTGACATTCTGAACAGCAGCCTTAGGGTCTTTAGTAGCAGCCTCCGCAGCTTTCTTCTTCTCAGCCTCTGTAGCTTCAGCAGCCTTCTTCTTCTCACACCCTCTTTTTGTATGACCTTTCTGCAAGCAATACTTGCAAGTGAATGGTCGTAGCTGTCTCTTCAGAGTGGTGGTTGGCTTTGATTTCTTGCTAGACTAACCCCCCTCATCCGCATCCTTCCTTCTCTTGGTTTGGAGCTATCCAGGTTTCCTCTTAACCAAATGTGCCAATGGTTTGTTGGCCTCAGATCTTTCCCATAATTGTTGGCCAGGTAAAGGATTTATGTGGTGAGAGTAAGTGGCTTTGTAGGACTCCATTGTGAGGAGCTTGTGGCAGAAATCCTCTGGCCACTTGTTGACCCTAGCAATAGCAGCACATGTGTGCACACATGGGATTCCTGCAACACCATAATCAGCAATAACAATTAGGTGCATAGTTAATTAGACTCACTAGGCAGAGTACTTAAATAATTAAGTAACAGTTAAATACATTACCTGTTAGCATCCAAAACTGACAAGTACATAGCCTTTTCCCCAAATCCATTACATGGTGTGTAGGGTGTCCATGTACCTCAAACTTCTCGTATCCGGTGTCTCCCGCCCAGATTGGTTGCCATTGCCTATATTCCTTCCTCAGCTTCTCCAGTCTGCTCTTGATCACTGGGGAAAGTATCCCCACATGATTATCCAACTTCACTTTATTTTTTGCCATCGTCCTCATTACGAACATCCTAACCTCTTCCAGCAGTGTGATTATAGGCTTCCTCCTAGCTTCCTTAATCTTTGCGTTGAATACTTCGCACGCATTGTTACATATTGAGTCTAACTTTGGCTTATGACTGAATTGAGATCTTGTCCAAGAATGTGTTGGCCATTTTTCTAGGTATGCCCATGCCTCCGGATTAAGCCGCTTCAACTTTTCCCTATGTTCCCTGAATTCCTCAAAGGTTGTGGCTCGTGCACAATCCCACATCAAGCCTCTTAGCTCCAGATCTTTCCATTGCTTGTTGAAATTCCTCCACAAATGCCATACACAGAAACGGTGATGCACATTGGGCATCACCTCCTGTACAGCATTTATGACTCCCAGCAACAAAGAGTGGATGCAAATAATAATTAACTCAGATACAACAGAGAGAAGTTTCTAGAATACACAGTTATATGTTCACCGTCTTAGACCCTGACTTTTTATATTTTCACCATAATAGACCATGAATTTTAATATTTTCACCATAATAGTTCCTGAGTTTGTATTAAACGCACCATAATTGTCCCTAACTTTTGCGATCGTACATCTAAAGTAGTTCTACTCACATATCAGCAAGCCTCTTACATGATCCAATATATTATAACACAGTTAAGGCAACCAAACAGGAAACTAAATCAGAAGGGATTAGCAGCCATGTACCTTTTGCATATCAGAAATAAAACACCAACCATGTGTCTTGTAATCTCCCAAATATGCGTGCAATAGTTCCAGGAACCATTTCCAGTTGGCAGTGTTTTCAACTTCCACAATTGCCCATGCAATGACGTATATGTGGTGGTTTGCATCCTGCCCAATAGCTGATAGAATCTGCCCTCCAAAGACAGTTTTCAGGAAAGCACCATCAAGTCCAATGAGTGGACGACATCCTGCCTTAAATCCATTCTTGCAGCCACTTAAACACACATACATTTTCTCAAATATGACATCACCGTTTGGCTGTGGGATGGTGCAAATTTGGACAGTTGAACCCGGGTTGGTCTTCAGCAGTGTCTCCCCATAATCCCTTACCATTGCATACTGTGCCTTTTCATCACCATATACAAGGTTTCTAGCATCAGATAGTGCCCTTGAGATCGAGTTCCTATTCAATGATAGATCATACTTGGTCTTGAAGAAGGTATTTGCATCACAATGCCTGAAGTTGGGATACTTTCTGACTTTCTTCACCAGCTTACTAGCAACCCAGTTACGATTGGCTGCTCTATTCTTATCCTCCCTTGCACAGCTATGATCATCTCTGAAAGTCTTCACTTGCCACCAAGTATCATCTCGGTCCTTGGAAGCAAAGATAACCCAACTGCATTCCTTCACCTTGCAAACTGCCCTAAGCCTCTTCCTATCATTTTTATTGAATCGAATACGCCTTTTCTCCTGGATGGTGTACTCCCTAACAGCCTCTTTAAAATCCCACTTCGTATTAAACTTCATTCCAACCTCTAAGTGAAGCTCCCCGAACCTAGCCCCCTCTCTAAAAACTGGAAACACCTCATTAGACTCGGTCTCCTCTTCTAATTCGTCTTCAGAGTTGGGTGGGGTTTTCATCTCCAATGAATGCCAAGAGTTGGCACCATCAGAATCGGTCCCAGGATCGTATGCATCATACTCATCATTCTTATCAGTTCCTACTTTCCCAAAATCCACTTCAACATCAAAATTAATCTCCACATAAGCATCGTCATCAACACAAATCTTCCCCTTCATCTTATTCTTTCCCTTACTCTTATCCTGTGAATCACTCTTATTACTTGTTTTCTTCTTACCCTTTACCTTACATGAAGGAACAGGGTCTGCAGTACATGAATCAGATGAGCTGTCTTCCCTTACTGGTTTATAGGGCTCATCTTCTGAACTATCATCAGAATTAGAGGACTCCTTATCAGAGGACGTCAACATCACTGGGATCTTGCTACCCTGCCCCCTTTTCTGAGCCTTTGTGCCTCCTATCCCAGTGGCAGACCTCAGGCAATACCTCCTATGAACTTTTGTTTGATTAGGTTTCGGAGTGTTCTTAGCCTTCTTTTTAAGTTCTTGTTCAATCGGCACCTTAACAGATGCTTTAACCCCTTCCTCCCTAGGTCGACTCACATTAGCAGTAGGATTCTTTTCATCATTTGGCCTAGCACCATCGTGTGGGGGCAGCTGCAACATTTTCCTTAGCTTACGTCCCAAGGTCCCTTACTTGATCATCAATGTATACCATAACCTCCTTCCCTTCTATCAGTTCAGGTGACGAAACCTCATGTTCAATGTAGATATCAACAAGAACCGCATTTTGTGAACCCATCTCACACATCTCTCTTAGGTCTGCATCATTATTTAACTTCCTCAATCCCTCCCCTATGCTCTTTCCAGGTACAAGCCACTAGACTTCCTTCATTCTGTCATAACCTAGCTCCTTATAATAGTTTCTTAGGTAAAATACATCCAGCCTATCCACTTCAACATTACCAAGGCAGTTTCTGTTGTCCGGATAGTAACCAATCTTTCTATCCACACCCTTTTCAAAAGTTCCTCCATGATGAAACATAATGTCTAGTACTTCATCCATATGCGAGATAAgtaaacaaacaaattaaacacaTGCAACACTAACTTCTGACCATAACTAGAGAACCGTATCATTAGAGGAAACAACCCTTCTTggatacataaaaaaaatagagCAACCCAAACCCCATGCTAACAGCATAACTACAAAAAACCTAACAACATAGAAATCTAAACAAAATACCAAACGAAGATGAACTCTCCTTCAATCAACACACCACGTGAAGAGCCATcaataaaaacccaaaaaaaaatttaaacttcaACTACACATTGTATTACTAACCTTGTTGTAGCTGACGATGACGATACCCTCTGCTTCAACAACTTCGTACCTGTGGCGTCCTTCCTTCTCCTGTCAATGAACTCAGTCAAGCCCTAACCAGAACGTGCCCTAATGTCACAACATTCTCTGGACGAAAGAGAGAAGAAACGTCTGAAGAGAAGTAGGAGAAAGACTAACGAATGATCAACCCTCTCCCCAAGCAACCTTTCAATTCCCCTCCAAGGAAAAACGACGTCATCCTGATTCATTAACACCATCTAggcaaaacggcgtcgtttaagGCTGCCTACGTGGACCATAAGCAGCCAGCTCAGCGCTCCGACTGCTGAGTCACGCCGGAATTGGGTGGAAGGACCAGGATTTCGCACGGAGCTCAATCTGAAGGGTGCAATTAGAGCATTTCGAAAGTCAGAGGTAACATTGGTGCACGGACTCAATCTGAGGGACTATTTTAGAGTTTTACTCCATTTATTACTTATTTCAaatattattcttttattttattaaaggCACTTcacatttttttctattttatttattttgcacaAATTAATTATTCTTTCCATTACTTCATcaaattttacatttcatataCTTCAATCACACCAGAGAATGGGAGTTAATCCTTATCTCATTATTTAACCATTATTcataatcactctcaaatttcttttactttattatttACCTCAAATTATTTCCAAACATGACTATTATTGTTCAAAGGACAACAAGTTGCGCTTGAGAGTTACTACTATTATTATCACTATTCCGATGTATAGTTCTACAAAATTCAAAAGCTTACCTCGTCGTATTGAAAAATATCACAGGACAAGTTTGGGACTGTGATTCTGACCCAATTATGCCTAAATCGAAATTCAAATAGAATAATAAACGTGACTCATTTTTAGTTAGAGAGAATCTCGTTCTTAACAACCCACTCAGAAACAAACTAAGGTGGTTACCAAAAGATCAGGCAAATATCTCAATCTCTTTTAAGAGGTAACACTCTATAAATACAAAATCCTAACTACATAAAAGATACACTATTCACTCTAAATTGCATTATACTCATTTTCTACTcttactaacttgagcgtcgAAGTGTTTTTGTAGGTGTCTGCTGTCGCCATTCCTCTTAGTATGAAGAATAGCTCAACAACGACAACAACCAAATGCCTGCAAATTACAAGGCGCTACATCTCAACTAAGAATCGAATATCTAATCACTATAAGTTCTATTGTGAACTCAGCATATATCCTATAGCATATAATTTCATGTATATGATATCTGCTACTTTGTAAGGTTCTATATCTATagaattatatattatatgtttGTAATACCTACCGACTTAAATATGCAAATATCTTTTGCAAATATAGTTCCACACTTTCACCTATTTTTTGTGCAACTCCAACTATAGTTATGGAAGAGTTTTCTACAAATAATACTCTCAACTGAATTATAGTTTGGAGTTACTTCCACCATTTTAACTACGAGTTCTACTAGAAAAGTTTGGACAGTGAAGCACATCCTTAATGAGTTATATGCCAAAAAGATGTTTCCACCCAAAACAATAATATAGTTTAACAATTCAAGACGCATCAAACAATAATATTCTCAACTACAATAATTTTTCATTTGTTAATATATATGATCTTCATGAAATTTAATCTAATTGCAATTTGCTTTTACATGGCTATGGTTTGTGCAGTTGAACATACAATTTAATGATGAAGTCTCCTGTAAATCTCACTTAAGCTTCAAGTGTGGGTCTATTCTCACCCTCCTCTTGCTAACTTTGGTAAAATTTATAGTTCGTGGCATAGGGGTTGGGTAAACCTTGGTTGCCTGAGTAGCAGAAATAAGCATTAATCCTTGCAGAACGACAAAATATATATGAAGTGGGTTATCCTCGAGAAATTCCTTTGTGATTATAAATGTAGGATTTTGCAAAGCAAATGAAGAGACTGAATCCGATGACACTAAGGGCAGCAAGTAGCCAGTAGAAGTAATCAAGATGCGCCTTATTCAGATTATTAGCAAACCAACTTTCATGTCCATCTCTGCCTGTCACTTCTTCGATAACTGAAATCAGAAAGCTACTTAGAAAGCTTCCCACACCAAAGATGCTCAAGTACAGAGCAAGTCCCATGCTTCGCAGTTCGTTCGGGACCTGATCATAGAAAAATTCCTGCAGACCAACCATGGTGAAGACTTGTGCAGCTCCAAGCAAGAAGTACTGGGGAATCAACCACCACATGCTCATGGGAATGGTTACATCCGGTTCATCAACAAGTCCAAACTCTTGTGCTGTTTGCAGTCTTTTCATCTCAACAAGGGCCGCAATTATGACAGTAAATATCGATATAAAAATCCCAATCCCAATTCTTTGCAGCATTGTGATGCCGGAGGGTCGCCCAGTGATTCCTCTTGCTATTGGCACAAATATGCGGTCATAGATGGGACTGATGACAATAATGGCAAGTGTGATAAGGGTTTGCAGAGAAGCTGCAGGTATGTCAAAGCCTGGAAATATGTTGCGGTCCAGTGTAAATCCTTGCTTCGTGAAGAAGGTAGGGGATTGAGCAAACACAATAGCAAACGGCAGAGTTGTTGCCCAAATAGGAACCAGCCTTAGTACCGCCTTTGCTTCTTCCACCTCCACGACACTACATGTGACCTCCCCTTCTTTGGTGGAACAGTCTGGTGCTATTAATGCTTTGTTGAGGAAGCTGCCAATGTTAAAAAAGAGTAACAACTTCATCAATGGAATTATAATATTTCATATCCAAAGAAATGAGGCTCTATATGTAGTAAAATAGCAAAGTCGGAAAAACAAAGATTTGTTCAAATAATGTTACTCTATGTACAGTTACACTACGACGGATTCAGGCATCTTCAGATGGCATATTGTCAAAGCTAGAAGCAAATTAATCCTTCGGACATGAGCAAGATGATCTTAATGCATGTATTTCATGGTAGTAGCAGTAGTGGCTGCTTCAAGAAAACCTATGAGTATTGTAATAAGGACTTAAAAATTGGTAAGTTTTAATCCTTACTTGAACTGTTGGGAACTTTTTGGAGGGAGTGTTCCCCCAGTTTCCTCTTGGATGGCTGTTGCTTGGCGATTTCTTGCGGCTGTAATAAAGACACGACCAATTCTGACAAAGGGGCTCTTGCCATGGCCCTTGATGTTAAACCTGTAGGTCCATGTTCCCAGATAGAAAACAAGCAATGCAATGATCATCACAGCACAAGGGATTCCAAATCCAACGACCCAACTAAGGTTGTCCTGTATATAGTTCAAAATCCAGAGAGTTCCCATGCAACCTGCACACATTGTGAAATACCACCAGTTAAAGAATGTGCTTCTATCTTTGAGCTCCTTCGGATGCTGTTCATCAAATTGGTCTGCTCCGAATGCCTGAACACAGGGCTTATGTCCACCTTGCCCAATGGCCACCAGATAAAGTGAGATGAAGAACAAGATTACTTGAGATTCCGTAGAGCATGATCCCAATTTGCTGCCAACCTGGCACTCCGAATTGATGAGAGAAGGAAGCAACGCTGATAGTGTTAACAATCCTAGCCCCTGTCATTCATATATTAGATAATCATGATAATTATTAGCATAAAAACTTGCATGATTAACCCAAAATTGATCCTTCTTTTTCAGGTTTTCTTAAGTCATTTTTCCGGTTCCGACAATGTGAAATTAAACTGTTGCGGGTATATTTTTGCCAAAAATACTTTGTAtacaaaaaatactttatattttcaCATGTATTCTATTTAAatagttaaaatttttaaatagttATAACATAATTGATTTTTTACACATTAACCCTTGATCTGAAAAACATGTTTAGGATATTCAGAAAGGGGATGCTGGTATAAAGACGCGTAAAACGTCTTTTTGTAAATACGTTTACGTGCTgcattattattggacgtattaataaaccggttatttttgaatttcttaataaattagaataaaaccgattttttttataacaataacaataaatccaattttttttagggatctaattgtatttttaaatttttaggaatTCAAATATCTACAAAACAAAAAGCCAgagatatatttgtctttttatcaaaaaatttaaagatattcgaTTTAGATTATGTAATTCGATCGGATCAAAccgggtctaataattataatacaaacaattgagtttattattgttgctataataaactgattttgttctagtttattaaaaaataaattattaaccggcTTAATAAAGATGTCCAATAATAACATGACATATATAAACATCcttaaaaaagacatttttagtgtttttattaaAGTGGTCTCCATTCGAAAATTGCATTCTAAGATTGTATATGCCCAGTCTTAGAAAAACGGATAATTATTAATTAGGCAAGTTTTTTCTATTGAACTTTGTTAGGTAGACAATGGCTTttataaacaatgtgaacaatggactctaaaattgacccaataaagtaaaaaactaaaaacacactacacctccaaattactcacctaaatcttaatattaggataaccatTCGCATacttagtgaattgaacatccaatatatatccattgttcacattgtttagtattttcattatctacctatactttttttttctattttatttatatttttatcaaaatctaTTAAATTTATAGagtaaattcctataataatCTTAAAATTTACCGGGTTATTCAATTTGGTACTCAAAAAGTTTCAATTTCACTGTATTGGTCCTCCGGATTGAGCTCGGGATACCATGGTGATCCCTGAATTCATTTTCGGTAATAACTTACTGTTTCAGTGCTTATGTGTGACTATTATGTACCATGCTGGACCCAATTTGGTCCCTCCTTGATCCCACACCTTACACCTTTGTCACCCTCCTCTCATTCTCCTCCCTCTCCACCGTACTCTTTTTCTTTAGGCTCTTCTTGTCAtccctctctcctctctttttatCCTCAACTCTTCGTTCTTCTTTCCCCTTCCTTTGACCTACTTTCTCCTATCCTCCACCAGCTCTCCTACATCCTCTCATCTCTCTCCTCTCGGTCCATCTTGCACAACTGCATAGTTCCGCCGAGGGTAGGGATGCACATGACCCGACCCGACCCGAAAAATCAGTTCGGACCCAAATACTTTGGggttaatttggtgtgattttattgGGTTTAGGGTTGGGTAAGAGTCTCAAAATTAGACTCAGTCATTATTTAGGGTCGGGTACGGGTCAATGCTTCACCCAACCTCATCCGGCCCATGTGCATCTTAGGGGATTAAAAAaggtatatatgttttaaattaattctaatattatgttatattaattataagcttattattttatttttaattacatttgttgaattagaaaatagatcaaaaaagcataaaattataatttatgaacaaattcaaattcaagtATGGTTATTAACTTTTCTAtaacaagtattttttttttctttataaatgaGTAAATCATAATTTTTGACATAAAATTTATCAAGACCCGTATTTTATTCGGTTGAGACTCGATTTTAGTATGACCCGAAAATAATATGATTTCATTGGATCTAGGATTAGATAAGAGTATCAAAAATAGACACATTCATTACTTAGAGTCGAATCCGAATTAAGACGAATTCAATTTTCACCCGTCCCTATGTGCACCCCTAACCGAGGGTGGGAGAAAGTAGGttgaaagagagggagagagagacatGGAAAAGTTaaagatgagagaagaagagagggggaTGACAAGAAGATCCTGTGgtgaaaagaaaggaaaaaaagaggAGGATAACAAAGATGTAAATAAAAACCAAATTAGGTTGAGTGTGGCACATGATTGCCACATAAGCTGTGCATTCCATTCACTATTAAAGTATTACAgggaattttttatatttttttttaatcttaccTATTTTCTTAGTTCTATCTATGAAATAAAttgtgagagatcacactttatcctctcaaataaaattaaaaaattagagtGAATTTAAATCCATACGCACTACTGCTATTATGGGTTCTATAACCTCAAACCCGAATTTATATCTAAACAAttaaaacgttttttttttttgtcgacATAGTGAAACAAGTCATTAACTATGAATTGGTAATATTTCTAATGGGCTCAGCCCCCAAAGTGAAAGGGCTACTAAACCCTTCAAATAATTGGATATTATAGCCCAATAGTGAGAATTTGCATATGGTCCCGGGTCGAAAATACGTCAGCAACGTGTGGCTGAGGCATGTGGTTCAGTGGCAAAAGTATTTGCCTCAATCCAAAGTCACAAAAGTTCGAAACCTAGCAGTGGTTGGTGGCTAAGTTAGTGTGTGAGAGTGGGTGTGTGAATGTGTAAGCTAGGATTGGAGTTGTCTAATTTATTGNCTTCTGCGACCAAAACGATAGCGTCAACGCCTACTTTTCCAGAGACCAGACCCATGAATGTGCATAATTCACATTTTAATATTTATCAGAAAATGTAAATCATACTTTAGATAATTCGAATTTAACATCTTATTTACTTCCATTCTTGTGTAAAAACCAAAGACCACACACCAAGGAAAATTTGAAGAATGAAACACAATTTCATTTTTCGTTGTTTTGAGTTAAATTATTTCAATTTAGATAGAATAGAATTCGACATGGAATAACAACCGTTAACATCTAATGAATATTCTTGCTTCTTAGTCATTTATTTTGTCAATTTAATGATAGTTTTTATTATAGAATTatagtttaatatttaaaattaagNNNNNNNNNNNNNNNNNNNNNNNNNNNNNNNNNNNNNNNattggctgattttttttgtATGGAAAAAATATTGGTATTTTTTTGGGGAATGGGATTATTTAGTGTAATTA contains the following coding sequences:
- the LOC107629763 gene encoding protein NRT1/ PTR FAMILY 5.10, producing MAISGEVSSELEAPLVADTDNTVNGAVDYKGRPSIRSKSGSWRSARFIIGVEVAERVAFYGIEANLISYLTGPLKQSTAAAAENVNIWSGASSLLPLFGAFIADSYLGRYRTIILASIIYILGLGLLTLSALLPSLINSECQVGSKLGSCSTESQVILFFISLYLVAIGQGGHKPCVQAFGADQFDEQHPKELKDRSTFFNWWYFTMCAGCMGTLWILNYIQDNLSWVVGFGIPCAVMIIALLVFYLGTWTYRFNIKGHGKSPFVRIGRVFITAARNRQATAIQEETGGTLPPKSSQQFNFLNKALIAPDCSTKEGEVTCSVVEVEEAKAVLRLVPIWATTLPFAIVFAQSPTFFTKQGFTLDRNIFPGFDIPAASLQTLITLAIIVISPIYDRIFVPIARGITGRPSGITMLQRIGIGIFISIFTVIIAALVEMKRLQTAQEFGLVDEPDVTIPMSMWWLIPQYFLLGAAQVFTMVGLQEFFYDQVPNELRSMGLALYLSIFGVGSFLSSFLISVIEEVTGRDGHESWFANNLNKAHLDYFYWLLAALSVIGFSLFICFAKSYIYNHKGISRG